Proteins encoded by one window of Gambusia affinis linkage group LG17, SWU_Gaff_1.0, whole genome shotgun sequence:
- the fam163ba gene encoding protein FAM163B, whose protein sequence is MTAGTVVITGGILATVILLLIIAVLCYCRLQYYCCKKEESESEEEEPDFAVTSRIPPVHSNHNIVAATAAASSMPNGPAIFSTPPLARKLTRSQTFCPSCTHYDLPFYLQPPPPQQVHHQPEGLRNGGERVSYRSVQQQDLDLPVPVNISNYRKPNLARSVTMREMFTRSCSISTDV, encoded by the exons ATGACAGCCGGGACAGTGGTCATCACTGGAGGAATTCTTGCTACGGTTATATTACTCCTTATCATCGCAGTATTGTGCTACTGTAGGCTACAG TATTATTGCTGTAAGAAGGAGGAGTCAGAgtcggaggaggaggagccggACTTCGCTGTCACGTCACGCATCCCACCGGTTCACTCGAACCACAACATTGTGGCGGCGACGGCTGCTGCCTCCTCCATGCCCAATGGCCCCGCCATTTTCTCCACCCCTCCTTTGGCTAGAAAACTGACACGCTCGCAGACCTTCTGTCCATCATGCACGCACTATGATTTGCCTTTCTACCTTCAGCCTCCTCCGCCGCAGCAGGTCCACCACCAACCAGAAGGACTGAGGAATGGTGGAGAACGCGTCAGCTACCGCAGCGTCCAGCAGCAGGATCTGGACCTGCCAGTGCCTGTTAACATTTCAAACTATCGTAAGCCAAACCTGGCCCGCTCAGTCACCATGAGGGAAATGTTTACGCGCAGCTGTAGCATCAGCACTGATGTTTAG